In Candidatus Contubernalis alkalaceticus, the genomic window ACGTTTCTAATAATAGAATAAAAAAATTACGTTAATCGATTGAAAAAACAGGATACCTCTCCCGTATGACAGGCTATCCCTCCCACCTGTTCCACCACCAAAAGGATCGTGTCGGCATCGCAGTCATAATAAATTTCTTTTATAATCTGAAAATGGCCGGAGGTCTCCCCCTTCAACCAAAGTTCCTGCCGGCTGCGGCTCCAATAACAGGCTTTTCCAATTTCCAGGGTTTTTTCTATAGATTCAAGATTCATGTAGGCCATCATCAGCACCTGTTTTGTGTTAACATCCTGAACGATGGCAGGAATTAGTCCCCTGCTGTCAAATTTTAGTTTCTCAATATCCATATTAGATACCTCCATTACAGACGAACCTCCACCCCATTCTTGGCCAAATATTCCTTAACTTCCCGCACAGAAAATTCCCGGTAGTGGAATACTGAAGCGGCCAAAGCCGCATCTGCCTTCCCCGTGGTAAGGGCATCTAGAAAATGCTCCATGGTACCGGCTCCGCCGGAGGCAATAACTGGAATCCCAACCCTATCGGCAATGGCTGAAGTTAAGGGCAGGTCATAACCGTCTTTCCCACCGTCACAATCCATACTGGTCAGAAGAATTTCTCCAGCACCCAATTCCTCCACCTTTTGGGCCCAATCCAGAGCGGATGCTCCCGTGGGGGTCCGGCCTCCGTGCAGGTAAACCTCCCAATCGTCTTTCCCTTCCATTTTCTTTGCATCTATAGCCACCACCATGCACTGGGTGCCAAATTTTTCTGCCCCCTGACTGACCAGTGTCGGATTTTCAAAGGCAGCAGTGTTAAGAGAAACCTTGTCCGCACCGGCGCTCAAGATATCTTTAATCT contains:
- the hisI gene encoding phosphoribosyl-AMP cyclohydrolase, giving the protein MEVSNMDIEKLKFDSRGLIPAIVQDVNTKQVLMMAYMNLESIEKTLEIGKACYWSRSRQELWLKGETSGHFQIIKEIYYDCDADTILLVVEQVGGIACHTGEVSCFFNRLT
- the hisF gene encoding imidazole glycerol phosphate synthase subunit HisF, coding for MLAKRIVPCLDVFEGRVVKGVQFVNLKDAGDPVELASFYDQAGADELVFLDITASHEKRKTVIDVVSRTAEKVYIPFTVGGGLTTIDQIKDILSAGADKVSLNTAAFENPTLVSQGAEKFGTQCMVVAIDAKKMEGKDDWEVYLHGGRTPTGASALDWAQKVEELGAGEILLTSMDCDGGKDGYDLPLTSAIADRVGIPVIASGGAGTMEHFLDALTTGKADAALAASVFHYREFSVREVKEYLAKNGVEVRL